The region CATCGGGAACCCAGATTCCCGCATTGATTTTGGTTGCAGTATTGGCTTTTCCAAAAATTCCGTAAATATTTAAAAAAGGAAGAAGCCAGATATCTGGTCGGATGGTTAAGGCACCCGCTTCTACAGAAGATTTATCAAAACGAACAATTTCATCCAGATTAAATTGAGGACCATTATTAAAACCAACATTAAGATCACTGATATTAATTTGCGAATCCTGCCAAAAATAATTTATGGATAATCCGGCAGAATAAGGGAGTTTATATCCTTTTTGAGCTACTTTTTCTCCCCAGATAGGCAGTGCATATGGATATTCTTCGATTTTGAGACTGTCTTTTAATTGCTGATTTTTTTCTCCTACGATTTTGTCAGTGTAAACCTGACCAAAAAATTGAACACTAAATAATAAGAAAAAGGCTGATATTAGTTTTTTACATTTCATTGATTAAAGTATTAAATAATTAATAAAACTGCGTAAAATAAATATGTCTGTGTATTCTTAAAATATAATCAGGCTGTTAATTTTTGTTCCTTAGGCGTAGATTTTTGAAGTGAAAAAGATGTTAATTAATGTTAAAGTTAACTAAATTTTCTTTTATTAAATAAAAAAATAGAAGAAATATGGTTGGTTATCAGTTGATTATGTTTTTTTTGAAAACGAAAACAATAAATTAGTATTTTTACACTCATGAAATGGATAGCAATTGTAATGTCAATTTATTTGATAGCACTTTCAAATATGCCCTGTGCAGATATGGAAGTGAATAGTGCTATGCATAAAACAGCACAATTTGCATCAGAAGACAATCATTCGCATGATAAAGAGAATGATTTATGTTCGCCATTTTGTGCCTGTAACTGTTGTGGTGCTCAGGTTTTAAGTTATCAGACTCCTGTAAATTTTGAATTTCCTGTGCCTTACAGTATAATTTCTATTTCTTTACCAAGTTACCAATCTGT is a window of Flavobacterium crocinum DNA encoding:
- a CDS encoding DUF6660 family protein, which translates into the protein MKWIAIVMSIYLIALSNMPCADMEVNSAMHKTAQFASEDNHSHDKENDLCSPFCACNCCGAQVLSYQTPVNFEFPVPYSIISISLPSYQSVFISDFYGSIWQPPQLA